The following proteins are co-located in the Alcaligenes faecalis genome:
- a CDS encoding NUDIX hydrolase, producing the protein MSSDHSPPPVGPITATLAAVIHQDRILLIRRANRPDAGRWAFPGGKIRAGETIMAAAHRELAEETGVKGQALQVFDALDVFDREPSTTPLAYSHFILIAVLFRWQQGEPQAGDDALDARWFSHDELDSLDVAQSFDVVRVARQALALAANQEQAGRA; encoded by the coding sequence TTGTCTTCCGACCACTCTCCCCCCCCTGTCGGCCCTATTACTGCCACCCTGGCTGCCGTCATCCATCAAGACCGGATTTTGCTGATACGCCGCGCCAATCGGCCCGATGCTGGACGCTGGGCCTTTCCGGGCGGCAAGATTCGCGCGGGCGAAACCATCATGGCGGCGGCTCATCGGGAACTGGCCGAAGAAACCGGCGTAAAAGGCCAGGCCTTGCAGGTCTTTGATGCGCTGGATGTATTTGACCGCGAGCCCAGCACCACACCTTTGGCCTATTCGCATTTCATCCTGATTGCCGTGCTGTTCCGCTGGCAGCAAGGCGAACCGCAAGCGGGGGATGATGCCCTGGATGCACGCTGGTTTAGCCATGACGAGCTGGACAGCCTGGATGTGGCACAAAGCTTTGATGTGGTCCGGGTTGCCCGTCAGGCACTGGCGCTGGCTGCCAACCAAGAACAGGCAGGCCGCGCATGA